The window ATGTGTTTTAAGATCCATGCTTAAGCTTCGTTTTCTTTTCGCGCATCGTCATAAATTCTTCAGCTGCTGTGGGGTGAATGCCGATTGTGTTGTCAAAGTCTGCTTTGGTCGCTCCCATGCGGATTGCGACTGCGAGTCCCTGAATGATTTCCGGTGAATCGGGACCGATCATGTGTGCACCCAGTATTTTTTGGGTTCTTGTGTCAACAATCAACTTCATCAATGTTCGCTCGTGATTGCCGGATAAGGTATTTTTCAGCGGCTTGAAGTTGGAGCTGTAGATATCGAGTTCTCCATATTGCTCTAGCGCGTCGGTTTCTCCTAAACCAACGGTACCAATCGGGGGCTGACTGAATACGGCAGAAGGAACAATACTGAAATCGGGTAAGCTGGGGGTCGGGCCAAACAACGAGTTCGCCAATGCAGCGCCCTCGCGAATTGCCACAGGAGTAAGGGCAATACCATTGGTCACATCGCCAACAGCAAAAATATGTGGAACACTGGTACGTGACGTATGATCAACGCGCACGCCGCCTGATTTGATATCGACACCAATCTTCTCTAGATGCAGATTGTCAATTTGTGGAATTCGGCCAGTCGCATACATGACAGTATCGAACAAAAGATGACCGTGATCACCTTTGTCCATGTTGACTTTGATCAGTCCGTCGTCTTGTTTGATCAATTCGCTTACGGTGCTGTTGAGTACAATCGTGATTCCCTTTTTACGCATTTCCTCTTGCAGATGCAAGCCAAGATCGGGGTCAAAACCACGTAGTACCTGCTCGCCTCGATAAGACAGAATCACCTCTGCACCAAGCGCGTTAAAAATGCCTGCAAATTCGACCGCGATATAACCTCCGCCGACAATTAAAACTTTCTTTGGTAGCTCGGCCAGTTCAAAAGCTTCGTCCGAGGTTATGGCATATTCAATTCCAGGGATTGATGGACGGTAAGGTCTGCCACCAGTTGCGATCAAAATATATTTTGCACGGATACGTTGACCATTCACCTCAACAGTATGATCGTCAACAAAATGCGCACGACCGTTTAGCACACTCACACCAGAATTATTTAACAAGTCCTGATAAATCCGACTAAGACGATCAATTTCTTTGTCCTTAGCGGTAATTAATTTTTTCCAGGAAAAAGTTGGCTTAGAAATTGTCCAGCCGTAGCCCTCTGCATCGGAGAAATCATCAGCGAAATGTGAGGCATAAACTAAGAGTTTCTTGGGAATGCAACCTCGGATAACGCAGGTGCCACCGTAACGGTCGCTTTCTGCAATCGCGACTTTCACGCCATGACTTGCTGCGACACGTGCGGCCCGAACACCGCCGGAACCGCCACCAATCACAAAAAAGTCAAAGTCAAAATCAACATTGCTCATGGAATTCCTTTCGTCTTAAAACGGATTTGAACGATCCATACGGTAGTTGATTTCACTATCAGCCATTATTCTTGGATCAGTCAGGAGAAAATCTTGGCAATAACAAGGAAGTCTATTTTTAAAACGGAAAATGCGCACGTCATATCCAGCAAACAACCTGTGAGCGTTTATTTGCATATGCTTATTCCGGAATGATTATAAACGGCTTAGATTAATGTCACATGACAAGAGAATATTCTCGAAGAGATCGAGAATATTTTTGAGGAGTGTTGGATAGATTGTCGTCAATCAATCACGGCGTGGCAGCATCCTGATCAGAGTATTATCCTTAATAATATAATGATGAAATAGGGCAGCTAAGGCATGTAGTCCAATCAAAAAATATCCTATTGTTGCGGCTGTTTCATGCGCTTCCTTGATTAACCCTGCTGTCGATTTATTTTCTCCAATTAACATTGGTAGTTGCAAACCGAAAAATGGGACTGTTTTCCCTTTCGCACTGAGTATCAGCCATCCTGCAATTGGCATACCGATCATTAAGACGTACAGCGAAATTTTCATTAATTTGGCGAGTATTTTTTGCCAATTGGCTGGCTCAGGTGTAATTATCGGCGCTGTCTGAGTCGCTCGAATTATGACGCGAGCCAATGCAAACAACAGGACTGACATACCTAGCATATAGTGCCAGGTCTTCATCGCGTCCCGCTCTTGACTTCCT of the Undibacterium sp. 5I1 genome contains:
- the gor gene encoding glutathione-disulfide reductase, encoding MSNVDFDFDFFVIGGGSGGVRAARVAASHGVKVAIAESDRYGGTCVIRGCIPKKLLVYASHFADDFSDAEGYGWTISKPTFSWKKLITAKDKEIDRLSRIYQDLLNNSGVSVLNGRAHFVDDHTVEVNGQRIRAKYILIATGGRPYRPSIPGIEYAITSDEAFELAELPKKVLIVGGGYIAVEFAGIFNALGAEVILSYRGEQVLRGFDPDLGLHLQEEMRKKGITIVLNSTVSELIKQDDGLIKVNMDKGDHGHLLFDTVMYATGRIPQIDNLHLEKIGVDIKSGGVRVDHTSRTSVPHIFAVGDVTNGIALTPVAIREGAALANSLFGPTPSLPDFSIVPSAVFSQPPIGTVGLGETDALEQYGELDIYSSNFKPLKNTLSGNHERTLMKLIVDTRTQKILGAHMIGPDSPEIIQGLAVAIRMGATKADFDNTIGIHPTAAEEFMTMREKKTKLKHGS
- a CDS encoding cytochrome b, whose product is MKLRNNNSNYGSLSIGLHWFMLILIVAVYACMELRDIFPKGSQERDAMKTWHYMLGMSVLLFALARVIIRATQTAPIITPEPANWQKILAKLMKISLYVLMIGMPIAGWLILSAKGKTVPFFGLQLPMLIGENKSTAGLIKEAHETAATIGYFLIGLHALAALFHHYIIKDNTLIRMLPRRD